A region of Ignatzschineria larvae DSM 13226 DNA encodes the following proteins:
- a CDS encoding AbgT family transporter, translating to MTTEAMKPSLFMRFLNRIEYWGNKLPDPVMIFIGLSVLTIIASAILHMMNVSAFNPVTKQTVEVVNLLTIDGLTQIINKATSNFTEFPALGVVLVVMFGIGVAEHSGYFKALMISTVEKAPTKLIMPVIILVAMIGTVAGDASQIVVPPLAAMIFLRLGYHPIAGLVMAYAAALGAFAANVVIGMADALALSFTEAGLKTINVDVPVNIAMNWYFMTASMFLLLFVILFITHKVIIPRLGTYEAVGSVHEIDDLTDLEKRGLKWANYALMTILVLITLLAIPESSFLRSPESGSLIDGPLIKGVAVVIAVIFFVPGLIYAVITKKAKSSKDIVEMMNRSMAGMSTFIVIVFFSAQMIAIFAWSNLGLIIAIKGASLLEHQSGFVLIIGFIFITSLINIFIGSASAKWALLAPIFVPMFLFLGYHPAFTQILYRIGDSITNPITPMMAYLPLLLTFAKKYDKNMGLGTLISNLFPYTLALGLIWTIFVLIWYWTGLPVGPGGPIHLEQQYF from the coding sequence ATGACGACAGAAGCGATGAAGCCGAGTCTCTTTATGCGGTTTTTAAACCGAATTGAATATTGGGGGAATAAACTCCCTGATCCGGTGATGATCTTTATCGGATTATCAGTTTTAACGATTATTGCTTCGGCAATTTTGCATATGATGAATGTTTCCGCATTCAATCCCGTAACTAAGCAAACAGTAGAGGTAGTCAATTTATTAACTATCGATGGATTAACACAAATTATCAATAAAGCAACCTCTAACTTCACAGAGTTTCCGGCATTAGGTGTTGTACTTGTGGTGATGTTCGGGATTGGTGTTGCAGAGCATAGCGGGTACTTCAAAGCATTGATGATCTCAACGGTAGAAAAAGCACCGACAAAACTCATTATGCCGGTAATTATTCTAGTGGCGATGATCGGCACCGTTGCCGGCGACGCTTCACAGATTGTAGTTCCACCATTGGCTGCGATGATCTTCTTACGCTTAGGGTATCATCCTATTGCAGGATTAGTGATGGCTTATGCCGCGGCATTAGGCGCATTTGCGGCAAATGTGGTTATCGGCATGGCTGATGCTTTGGCTCTGTCGTTTACAGAGGCCGGGCTTAAAACCATTAATGTGGATGTGCCAGTGAATATTGCAATGAACTGGTATTTTATGACTGCATCGATGTTTCTACTACTTTTTGTGATTCTCTTTATTACGCATAAAGTGATTATTCCTCGGTTGGGAACTTATGAAGCAGTGGGCAGCGTTCATGAGATTGATGATTTGACTGATCTAGAGAAGAGAGGGCTAAAATGGGCCAATTACGCTCTAATGACAATATTGGTGTTGATCACGCTATTAGCTATTCCTGAGTCTAGCTTTTTACGTAGCCCGGAATCTGGCAGTTTAATTGATGGTCCTCTCATCAAAGGGGTTGCGGTTGTGATCGCTGTCATCTTCTTTGTGCCGGGACTGATTTATGCGGTGATTACCAAAAAAGCGAAAAGCTCTAAAGATATCGTGGAGATGATGAATCGCTCAATGGCGGGAATGAGTACATTTATTGTGATTGTGTTCTTCTCGGCGCAGATGATTGCTATTTTTGCCTGGAGTAATTTAGGACTCATTATCGCTATAAAAGGTGCTTCACTCCTTGAACATCAAAGTGGATTTGTGCTGATTATTGGCTTTATTTTTATCACAAGTCTCATCAATATCTTTATCGGGAGTGCTTCTGCTAAATGGGCACTATTAGCGCCGATCTTTGTGCCGATGTTCCTCTTCTTAGGCTATCACCCGGCCTTTACTCAGATTCTCTATCGTATCGGCGATTCTATTACTAATCCCATTACGCCGATGATGGCTTATTTACCGCTACTTCTCACTTTTGCGAAGAAGTATGATAAGAATATGGGATTAGGAACCTTAATCTCAAATCTCTTCCCCTATACATTGGCATTAGGCTTGATTTGGACGATCTTTGTCTTAATTTGGTACTGGACAGGTTTGCCGGTAGGTCCAGGCGGTCCGATTCATCTTGAGCAACAATATTTTTAG
- a CDS encoding MipA/OmpV family protein yields MKLSSKLILALSFASLTTIAQADSLSLGLIGEIDQSPYVGVDHDNSVKPYINYESPYFYIDGLEAGFYLHQSVMQQLTLGILYDETGFKPKHSHNWQMKQLDRRKYSAMATLDYTVITSFGAFGATLNHDILGRSKGTTFAINYGIAQTFDKLTVMPSVGLTWQDRRYNNYYYGITAAESKRSGLAQYKSKQGINPYIELNLSYQATPKWQIMGTARYDHLNKQIRRSPMVNRNNLYSLQLGFAYQF; encoded by the coding sequence ATGAAATTATCTTCTAAACTTATATTAGCACTGAGTTTTGCCAGCCTCACAACAATAGCTCAAGCAGATTCTCTGAGCCTTGGATTAATAGGTGAGATCGACCAATCGCCTTATGTCGGCGTTGATCATGATAATAGCGTGAAGCCCTATATTAATTACGAATCCCCTTACTTCTATATCGATGGCTTAGAAGCGGGATTTTATCTACATCAATCGGTAATGCAACAATTGACACTCGGTATCCTCTATGATGAGACGGGGTTTAAACCTAAACACAGTCATAATTGGCAGATGAAGCAACTAGATCGCCGGAAATATAGCGCAATGGCCACCTTGGATTATACAGTCATTACTTCATTCGGTGCTTTTGGAGCAACCTTAAATCACGATATTTTAGGCCGCAGTAAAGGGACGACCTTTGCCATTAATTATGGTATTGCACAAACTTTTGATAAGCTCACCGTAATGCCCTCTGTCGGCTTAACTTGGCAAGATCGCCGTTACAATAACTATTACTATGGTATTACAGCCGCAGAATCAAAACGCTCTGGCTTAGCACAATATAAAAGTAAGCAAGGGATCAATCCCTATATCGAGCTTAATTTAAGCTATCAAGCAACCCCTAAATGGCAAATTATGGGAACCGCACGCTATGATCATCTCAATAAGCAGATCCGTCGAAGCCCGATGGTCAATCGCAATAATCTCTATTCTCTGCAACTTGGATTTGCTTATCAATTCTAA
- a CDS encoding aspartate aminotransferase family protein gives MKNHTIDEQQLLKDEAKYCSFGDTVHYVDPPKIFTNCEGSYLYDANDIQYLDLQMWYSAVNFGYKNERLDNVLKQQIDTLPQMASQYLHPTKIELAKAIATDMERKFGKEGRVHFNVGGSQCIEDSLKLVRNATNGKSLMFAFEGGYHGRTLGASSITSSYRYRRRYGHFGERAHFIPFPYPFRRPKGMTAEEYGEHCVNEFARLFETEYNGVWDPKVNEAEYAAFYIEAIQGTGGYVIPPRNFFKGLKKVLDQYGILLVVDEIQMGFYRTGKLWSIEHFDVTPDVLVFAKALTNGLNPLGGLWAREELINPEVFPPGSTHSTFASNPLGTALGLEVMKMTQEMDYETMVMKKGEHFLEGLRDLQKRHKEIGDVDGLGLALRAEICTEDGFTPNKPLLDKMVDIGLAGDLEWNGKKMGLVLDVGGYYKNVITLAPSLHISTEEIDQGLALLDQLLTRAKKS, from the coding sequence ATGAAAAATCACACTATCGATGAACAGCAATTATTAAAAGATGAAGCAAAATATTGCTCTTTTGGGGACACTGTTCACTATGTAGATCCGCCTAAAATTTTCACAAATTGTGAAGGTAGTTATCTCTATGATGCCAACGATATTCAATATCTTGACTTACAGATGTGGTATTCAGCAGTCAACTTCGGTTATAAAAATGAGCGCCTCGATAATGTACTCAAGCAGCAGATCGACACATTGCCACAAATGGCAAGCCAATATCTTCACCCTACTAAAATCGAATTAGCGAAAGCAATCGCCACCGATATGGAACGTAAGTTTGGTAAAGAGGGACGGGTTCACTTCAATGTCGGCGGATCACAATGTATCGAAGACTCCTTAAAATTAGTGCGTAATGCAACCAATGGTAAAAGCTTGATGTTCGCTTTTGAAGGTGGATATCATGGCCGTACTTTAGGCGCTTCCTCAATTACTTCAAGCTACCGTTATCGCCGTCGCTATGGTCACTTTGGTGAGCGCGCACACTTTATTCCTTTCCCTTACCCTTTCCGTCGTCCTAAAGGAATGACTGCTGAAGAGTACGGTGAACATTGTGTCAATGAGTTTGCTCGCCTCTTTGAAACAGAATATAACGGTGTTTGGGATCCTAAAGTGAATGAAGCTGAGTATGCTGCATTCTATATTGAAGCAATTCAAGGCACCGGCGGTTATGTTATTCCACCCCGTAACTTCTTTAAAGGTTTGAAAAAAGTTTTAGATCAGTATGGCATTTTATTAGTGGTCGATGAGATCCAAATGGGCTTCTATCGTACTGGTAAACTCTGGTCAATTGAGCACTTTGATGTAACACCTGATGTATTAGTATTCGCAAAAGCACTCACTAATGGTCTTAATCCACTTGGTGGATTATGGGCGCGCGAAGAACTGATCAACCCTGAAGTCTTCCCACCGGGATCCACACATTCAACCTTTGCCTCAAACCCCTTAGGAACGGCACTAGGCTTAGAAGTGATGAAGATGACGCAAGAGATGGATTATGAAACGATGGTCATGAAAAAAGGGGAACACTTCTTAGAAGGCCTACGTGATCTACAAAAACGCCATAAAGAGATCGGCGATGTCGATGGCTTAGGCTTAGCACTTCGTGCCGAGATCTGTACTGAAGACGGCTTTACTCCTAATAAACCATTACTAGATAAGATGGTAGATATTGGTCTAGCCGGTGATCTTGAATGGAATGGCAAAAAAATGGGCTTAGTACTTGATGTCGGTGGTTACTACAAAAATGTCATTACCCTTGCCCCTTCACTTCATATCTCTACTGAAGAGATTGATCAAGGATTAGCCTTATTAGATCAACTTTTAACGCGTGCTAAAAAGAGCTAA
- a CDS encoding GNAT family N-acetyltransferase — protein MQYLTQLEPTSLIHQFNAHPPYDFIIQNRIPELPAFSAPFNLLTTADHDFVQKFSKIPLHRFLTRLLTWNSCFVGTTVSEYCLLPQVTDKSELANLAGQIRSQYTRDFALTIVKDIPQNSPLLTDEANQAAATFKEALTAENFLILSGQALAWVPIDFANSEEYIARLSKSRRKDMRRKLKSMADIEIQILQTGDECFFDTELLTDYYELYLNVFNQSEIHFDQLSRDFFNAILQDSSSHGLVFTYSYQGKLIGYNICYIVGDSLIDKYVGFIYPDARTHNLYYLSWFYNLDYAATHGLTRYIAGWTDPEIKAYLGASFTLTEHAIYIRNPILRAILKRLSHHFESDQNTLEKLNQKD, from the coding sequence GTGCAATATCTTACACAACTGGAACCAACTTCTCTTATCCATCAATTCAACGCGCACCCACCTTATGATTTTATCATTCAAAATCGAATCCCTGAGCTCCCGGCATTTAGTGCGCCTTTTAATCTTTTGACAACCGCCGATCATGATTTTGTTCAAAAGTTCTCTAAAATCCCGTTACATCGCTTCTTAACACGGCTTTTAACGTGGAATAGCTGCTTTGTGGGTACCACTGTGTCTGAATATTGCCTATTACCTCAAGTCACTGATAAGTCTGAATTAGCGAATCTTGCCGGACAGATTCGCTCACAATATACTCGCGATTTTGCCCTGACTATTGTGAAAGATATCCCCCAAAACTCGCCCCTATTAACAGATGAGGCTAATCAAGCAGCCGCTACTTTTAAAGAAGCACTCACTGCTGAAAACTTCCTGATTCTCTCTGGGCAAGCCCTCGCTTGGGTTCCCATTGATTTTGCTAATTCAGAAGAATATATCGCAAGGCTCTCTAAATCCCGGCGTAAAGATATGCGGCGTAAACTCAAAAGTATGGCGGATATCGAGATTCAGATTCTTCAAACCGGTGATGAATGTTTCTTTGATACGGAATTATTAACCGACTATTACGAGTTATACCTCAATGTTTTTAATCAGAGTGAGATTCATTTTGATCAATTAAGCCGAGACTTTTTCAACGCTATTTTGCAAGATAGCAGCAGTCATGGCCTAGTATTTACCTATTCCTATCAAGGGAAACTGATCGGCTATAATATCTGTTATATCGTAGGTGACAGCTTGATTGATAAATATGTCGGTTTTATCTATCCTGATGCTAGAACCCATAATCTCTATTACTTAAGTTGGTTCTATAATTTAGATTATGCTGCCACCCATGGCTTAACGCGTTACATTGCCGGTTGGACTGATCCTGAAATTAAAGCTTATTTAGGTGCCTCTTTTACCCTAACTGAACATGCGATCTATATTCGTAACCCTATTTTAAGAGCTATCTTAAAGCGATTGAGCCATCATTTTGAAAGCGATCAAAACACCTTAGAAAAACTGAATCAAAAAGATTGA
- a CDS encoding arginase family protein, which translates to MNEITAPPLILNFDQSVHLASAQTIELTAWQESIRFGSSMKNFDILRQALNHQMPDQYGPVFVGSGDYHHITLLLLERLLAKQSNSLIGTSTDQQPIDLIVFDNHPDNMRFPFGIHCGSWVFHAAKLPHIRHIHVIGITSNDIGFAHAIENHFRPLYRNKLTYWSMQVNTQWAHYIGLKKAFKSFASPDQLIDCFLQTMKNETHNLYLSIDKDAFSTDVIQTNWDQGILEEDHLWQVIDQLKPRIIAADITGEVSEYHYQTPWKRFLSKLDQQAPIPQESLTIWQEQQNAFNTRIIERLKE; encoded by the coding sequence ATGAATGAAATAACAGCGCCCCCCCTTATCCTCAATTTTGATCAGAGTGTGCATTTAGCATCAGCTCAAACCATCGAACTCACAGCGTGGCAAGAGAGCATTCGGTTTGGTTCAAGTATGAAAAATTTTGATATCTTACGTCAAGCGCTCAATCACCAAATGCCAGACCAATATGGTCCGGTATTTGTGGGCAGTGGTGATTATCATCATATTACGCTTCTATTATTAGAACGACTTCTAGCAAAGCAGAGCAATAGCCTTATAGGCACTTCTACAGATCAGCAACCCATTGATCTTATTGTGTTTGATAATCACCCTGATAATATGCGCTTCCCTTTCGGCATTCATTGTGGCTCGTGGGTATTTCATGCCGCGAAACTGCCACACATTCGGCATATTCATGTTATAGGAATTACCTCAAATGATATTGGCTTTGCCCATGCAATTGAAAATCACTTCCGCCCGCTCTATCGCAACAAACTCACCTATTGGTCAATGCAGGTCAATACACAGTGGGCACACTATATCGGCTTAAAAAAAGCCTTTAAAAGTTTTGCTTCACCGGATCAATTAATCGACTGCTTCTTACAAACTATGAAAAATGAGACCCATAATCTCTATCTCTCCATCGATAAAGATGCCTTTAGTACAGATGTCATTCAGACCAATTGGGATCAAGGAATCTTAGAAGAAGATCATTTATGGCAAGTGATCGATCAACTCAAACCCCGTATTATCGCCGCAGATATTACCGGTGAAGTATCCGAATATCATTATCAAACCCCTTGGAAACGCTTCTTAAGCAAACTCGATCAACAAGCCCCAATTCCACAGGAATCTCTCACCATTTGGCAAGAACAACAAAATGCCTTTAATACAAGAATTATTGAGCGATTGAAGGAATAA
- a CDS encoding type II toxin-antitoxin system HicA family toxin: MNSKALIQLLQNDGWYFVASKGSHYQYKHPYKKGRVTIPHPKKDLPIGTVKSILKQAGLQFSA; the protein is encoded by the coding sequence ATGAACAGTAAAGCGTTAATTCAATTACTTCAGAATGATGGATGGTATTTTGTTGCAAGCAAAGGATCACATTATCAATATAAACATCCGTACAAAAAAGGACGAGTGACTATTCCTCATCCTAAAAAAGATTTACCTATCGGTACAGTCAAAAGCATTCTTAAACAAGCCGGATTACAATTCTCCGCATAA
- a CDS encoding type II toxin-antitoxin system HicB family antitoxin has translation MLFHLVIHKDSNSCYGVTIPSLPGTFSSGESLEKAVINAKDALIFQLEGLLEDGIQPNVIPFTLDEIFSNPDYQNAHYVTIDIDVSAYTLKPERFNVSWPKYLIKQVDEYTAKNHDNRSSFLAKAAKSYIENHSS, from the coding sequence ATGTTATTCCATTTAGTGATTCATAAAGATTCTAATAGTTGTTATGGTGTTACAATCCCATCATTACCTGGCACATTCAGTTCAGGGGAATCGTTAGAGAAAGCAGTGATTAATGCCAAAGATGCCCTTATTTTTCAACTTGAAGGGTTATTAGAAGATGGTATCCAGCCAAATGTAATTCCTTTTACACTAGATGAAATCTTCAGTAATCCAGATTACCAAAATGCACATTACGTGACTATTGATATTGATGTATCTGCTTATACACTAAAACCCGAAAGATTTAATGTGAGCTGGCCTAAATACCTTATTAAGCAAGTTGATGAATATACTGCTAAAAATCATGATAACCGTTCAAGTTTTTTAGCTAAAGCCGCTAAAAGTTATATCGAAAATCATTCGTCCTAA
- a CDS encoding EamA family transporter gives MKKFYLIGFGVLLLFDTLGQTSFKLAAMEAEPLEMSLEWIIRVFTNVWIYVAIFGYIITFLAWMTLLRHAPVGPAFAAAHMEVVTVMIVSVWLFNDEITLGRLTGALFIIIGIIFLAFAEKRAMALEEAEKAQEEVNQ, from the coding sequence ATGAAAAAGTTTTATTTAATTGGTTTTGGTGTATTACTGCTTTTCGATACATTAGGACAGACTAGCTTTAAGTTAGCGGCAATGGAAGCAGAACCTTTAGAGATGAGTCTTGAATGGATCATCCGGGTTTTTACTAATGTTTGGATTTATGTGGCCATTTTTGGTTATATCATCACATTTCTTGCTTGGATGACGCTACTGCGGCATGCGCCTGTAGGGCCGGCATTTGCGGCTGCTCATATGGAAGTTGTGACCGTTATGATCGTATCCGTTTGGCTCTTTAATGATGAAATTACCCTTGGACGACTCACTGGTGCCTTGTTTATTATTATTGGTATTATCTTTTTAGCCTTTGCCGAGAAGAGAGCCATGGCACTTGAAGAGGCGGAGAAAGCTCAAGAAGAGGTCAATCAGTAA
- a CDS encoding EamA family transporter: protein MTGLILILWIANVAFDTLGQIAFKYAANNETDNETMWRYWQGILRQKWLWVGIFAYIAEFFLWLAFLTLVPLSKGVLLAAMNIITIMLAGRFLFNEKLIPLRVIGIAFITAGVAIVGIF from the coding sequence ATGACAGGGTTAATTTTAATTCTATGGATTGCCAATGTGGCTTTCGATACGCTTGGGCAGATCGCGTTTAAATATGCGGCGAACAATGAAACTGATAACGAGACTATGTGGCGCTATTGGCAGGGGATTCTTCGACAAAAGTGGCTCTGGGTCGGTATTTTTGCCTATATTGCCGAGTTTTTTCTTTGGCTTGCCTTTCTGACCTTAGTGCCCTTGTCAAAAGGGGTGTTACTTGCCGCAATGAATATTATTACTATCATGCTGGCAGGACGCTTCCTTTTTAATGAGAAGCTGATTCCTTTGCGCGTAATCGGGATTGCCTTTATTACTGCCGGTGTGGCGATTGTGGGGATCTTCTAA